The following proteins come from a genomic window of Macaca thibetana thibetana isolate TM-01 chromosome 15, ASM2454274v1, whole genome shotgun sequence:
- the KANK1 gene encoding KN motif and ankyrin repeat domain-containing protein 1 isoform X1: MAHTTKVNGSASGKADDILNGDQDKEQKDPYFVETPYGYQLDLDFLKYVDDIQKGNTIKRLNIQKRRKPSVPCPEPRTTSGQQGIWTSTESLSSSNSDDNKQCPNFLLARSQVTSTPISKPPAPLETSLPFLTIPENQQLPPPSPQLPKHNLHVTKTLMETRRRLEQERATMQMTPGEFRRPRLASFGGMGSTSSLPSFVGSGNHNPAIHQLHNGYQGNGDYGGYAPAAPTTSSMGSSIRHSPLSSGISTPVTNVSPMHLQHIREQMAIALKRLKELEEQVRTIPVLQVKISVLQEEKRQLASQLKNQRAASQNNVCGVRKRSYSAGNASQLDQLSRARGSGGELYIDYEEEEMESVEQSTQRIKEFRQLTADMQALEQKIQDSSCEASSEFRENGECRSVAVGAEENMNDIIVYHRGSRSCKDAAVGTLTEMRNCGVSVTEAMLGVTTEADKEIELQQQTIEALKEKIYRLEVQLRETTHDREMTKLKQELQAAGSRKKVDKATMAQPLVFSKVVEAVVQTRDQMVGSHTDLVDTCVGTSVETNSVGISCQPECKNKVVGPELPMNWWIVKERVEMHDRCAGRSVEMCDRSVSVEVSICETGSNTEESVNDLTLLKTNLNLKEVRSIGCGDCSVDVTVCSPKECASRGVNTETVGQVEAAVMAVPRTADQDTSTDLEQVHQFTNTETATLIDSCTNTCLSTLDKQTSTQTVETRTVAVGEGRVKDINSSTKTRSIGVGTLLSGHSGFDRPSAVKTKESGVGQININDNYLVGLKMRTIACGPPQLTVGLTASRRSVGVGDDPVGESLENSQPQAPPGMMTGLDHYIERIQKLLAEQQTLLAENYSELAEAFGEPHSQIGSLNSQLISTLSSINSVMKSASTEELRNPDFQKTSLGKITGSNLGYTCKCGGLQSGSPLSSQTSQPEQEVGTSEGKPVNSLDAFPTQEDTLSPVNLTDDQIAAGLYACTNNESTLKSIMKKKDGNKDSNGAKKNLQFVGINGGYETTSSDDSSSDESSSSESDDECDVIEYPLEEEEEEEDEDTRGMAEGHHAVNIEGFKSARVEDEMQVQECEPEKVEIRERYELSEKMLSACNLLKNNINDPKALTSKDMRFCLNTLQHEWFRVSSQKSAIPAMVGDYIAAFEAISPDVLRYVINLADGNGNTALHYSVSHSNFEIVKLLLDADVCNVDHQNKAGYTPIMLAALAAVEAEKDMRVVEELFGCGDVNAKASQAGQTALMLAVSHGRIDMVKGLLACGADVNIQDDEGSTALMCASEHGHVEIVKLLLAQPGCNGHLEDNDGSTALSIALEAGHKDIAVLLYAHVNFAKAQSPGTPRLGRKTSPGPTHRGSFD, from the exons GAAAAGCAGATGATATTCTGAATGGAGACCAGGACAAGGAACAAAAAGACCCTTACTTTGTGGAGACCCCCTATGGTTATCAACTAGACTTAGATTTCCTCAAATATGTGGATGACATACAGAAGGGAAACACCATCAAAAGACTGAACATCCAGAAGAGGCGGAAGCCATCCGTGCCATGCCCAGAACCCAGGACCACATCTGGTCAGCAAGGTATATGGACTTCCACCGAATCCCTCTCATCCTCCAACAGTGATGACAACAAGCAGTGCCCCAACTTCCTCCTAGCCAGAAGCCAAGTTACGTCAACTCCAATCTCAAAGCCACCTGCCCCTCTGGAGACCTCACTCCCTTTTCTTACCATCCCAGAAAATCAACAGCTGCCACCTCCCTCACCACAACTCCCAAAGCATAACCTTCATGTCACCAAGACACTGATGGAGACCCGGAGAAGACTGGAACAGGAGAGAGCCACCATGCAGATGACACCGGGTGAGttcaggaggcccaggctggcCAGTTTTGGAGGCATGGGCTCCACAAGCTCCCTCCCCTCTTTTGTGGGTTCTGGAAACCACAATCCTGCCATACACCAGCTTCACAATGGATACCAAGGTAATGGGGATTATGGTGGCTATGCCCCAGCTGCTCCCACCACTTCCTCCATGGGGAGCTCCATCCGCCACAGCCCCCTGAGCTCAGGGATCTCCACCCCAGTGACCAACGTGAGCCCTATGCACCTGCAGCACATCCGTGAGCAGATGGCCATTGCTCTGAAACGCCTGAAGGAACTGGAGGAGCAGGTGCGAACCATCCCTGTGCTCCAGGTAAAGATCTCTGTCTTGCAAGAAGAGAAAAGGCAGTTGGCCTCACAGCTGAAAAACCAAAGGGCTGCATCCCAGAACAATGTCTGTGGTGTGAGGAAGCGGTCCTACAGTGCAGGGAACGCCTCCCAGCTGGATCAGCTCTCCCGGGCCCGAGGAAGTGGCGGGGAACTATACATCGACTatgaggaggaagaaatggagagcGTAGAACAGAGCACCCAGAGGATAAAGGAGTTCCGGCAGCTTACagcagacatgcaagccctggAGCAGAAGATCCAGGACAGCAgctgtgaggcctcctcagagtTCAGGGAGAATGGAGAGTGCCGGTCTGTGGCTGTGGGTGCCGAGGAGAACATGAATGACATCATCGTGTACCACAGAGGCTCCAGGTCCTGTAAGGATGCAGCTGTAGGGACACTTACTGAGATGAGGAATTGTGGGGTCAGTGTGACAGAGGCCATGCTTGGAGTGACGACTGAAGCTGACAAAGAAATTGAGCTGCAACAGCAGACCATAGAAGCCTTGAAGGAAAAGATCTATCGCCTAGAAGTACAGCTTAGAGAAACCACCCATGACCGGGAGATGACTAAACTAAAACAAGAGCTGCAGGCTGCTGGATCGAGGAAAAAGGTTGACAAAGCCACGATGGCTCAGCCACTTGTTTTCAGTAAGGTGGTGGAGGCAGTGGTGCAGACCAGAGACCAAATGGTCGGCAGTCACACAGACCTGGTGGACACGTGTGTTGGGACCTCCGTGGAAACAAACAGTGTAGGCATCTCCTGCCAGCCCGAATGTAAGAACAAAGTCGTAGGGCCTGAGCTGCCCATGAATTGGTGGATTGTTAAGGAGAGGGTGGAAATGCACGACCGTTGTGCTGGGAGGTCTGTGGAAATGTGTGACAGGAGTGTGAGTGTGGAAGTCAGCATCTGCGAAACAGGCAGCAACACAGAGGAGTCTGTGAATGACCTCACACTCCTCAAGACAAACTTGAATCTCAAAGAAGTGCGGTCTATCGGTTGTGGAGATTGTTCTGTTGACGTGACTGTCTGCTCTCCAAAGGAGTGTGCCTCCCGGGGCGTGAACACTGAGACTGTTGGCCAAGTGGAAGCTGCCGTCATGGCAGTGCCTCGTACCGCAGACCAGGACACTAGCACGGATTTGGAACAGGTGCACCAGTTCACCAACACCGAGACGGCCACCCTCATAGATTCCTGCACCAACACTTGCCTAAGCACTTTGGACAAGCAGACCAGCACCCAGACTGTGGAGACGCGGACAGTAGCTGTAGGAGAAGGCCGTGTCAAGGACATCAACTCCTCCACCAAGACGCGGTCCATTGGTGTTGGAACGTTGCTTTCTGGCCATTCTGGGTTTGACAGGCCATCAGCTGTGAAGACCAAAGAGTCAGGTGTGGGGCAGATAAATATTAATGACAACTATCTGGTTGGTCTCAAAATGAGGACCATAGCTTGTGGGCCACCACAGTTGACTGTGGGGCTGACAGCCAGCAGAAGGAGCGTGGGGGTTGGGGATGACCCTGTAGGGGAGTCTCTGGAGAactcccagccccaggctccACCTGGAATGATGACCGGCCTGGATCACTACATTGAGCGCATCCAGAAGCTGCTGGCAGAACAGCAGACACTGCTGGCTGAGAACTACAGTGAACTGGCAGAAGCTTTCGGGGAGCCTCACTCACAGATTGGCTCCCTCAACTCTCAGCTCATCAGCACCCTGTCGTCTATCAACTCTGTCATGAAATCTGCAAGCACTGAAGAGCTGAGGAACCCTGACTTCCAGAAAACCAGTCTGGGTAAAATCACAG GCAGTAATTTGGGATATACCTGTAAGTGTGGAGGCCTTCAGTCAGGAAGTCCCTTAAGCTCCCAGACATCCCAGCCTGAGCAAGAAGTGGGGACTTCAGAAGGAAAGCCAGTCAACAGCCTGGATGCCTTCCCCACTCAGGAAGATACGCTGTCTCCAGTGAACCTGACAGACGACCAGATCGCCGCTGGCCTCTATG CATGTACAAACAATGAAAGTACACTGAAGTCCATCATGAAGAAGAAAGATGGTAACAAAGATTCAAATGGCGCGAAAAAGAATCTTCAATTTGTTGGCATTAATGGAGG GTATGAAACAACTTCAAGTGATGATTCCAGCTCAGATGAAAGCTCTTCTTCCGAGTCAGATGACGAGTGTGATGTCATTGAGTATCCtcttgaagaagaggaagaggaggaggatgaagacaCTCGGGGAATGGCAGAAGGGCACCATGCAGTTAATATTGAAGGTTTCAAGTCTGCCAGGGTGGAAGATGAAATGCAGGTTCAAGAATGTGAACCTGAGAAGGTGGAAATCAGAGAGAG gtaTGAATTAAGTGAAAAGATGTTGTCTGCATGCAACttactgaaaaataatataaatgaccCCAAAGCTTTGACCAGCAAAGATATG AGGTTCTGTCTGAACACCCTCCAGCACGAGTGGTTCCGCGTGTCCAGTCAGAAGTCAGCCATTCCAGCCATGGTGGGGGACTACATAGCTGCTTTTGAGGCCATCTCCCCAGATGTCCTCCGCTATGTCATCAACTTGGCAGATGGCAATGGCAACACAGCCCTCCATTACAGCGTGTCCCACTCCAACTTCGAGATTGTGAAGCTGCTGTTGGATGCCG atgtgTGTAACGTCGATCACCAGAACAAGGCAGGCTACACCCCCATCATGCTGGCAGCCCTCGCCGCTGTGGAGGCAGAGAAGGACATGCGGGTTGTGGAAGAACTCTTTGGCTGCGGGGATGTGAACGCCAAAGCTAGTCAG